In a single window of the Alphaproteobacteria bacterium LSUCC0684 genome:
- a CDS encoding A24 family peptidase, with protein sequence MIFSHHLEFFFIPATIPEFSGTLGAVFFGAVFIAGISLGSFIHTAALRLNRSVDFIFTPSSCQYCNRPLSWRQNLPLIGYLHHYGKCRLCNARISPLYFWTELVMGGFCLMIAFLYPLPVALAWIGGGSLMLLCGLTDLDRMILHLPVMLLLGAAGCVLSLFSFWPVTLIGALLGMILMILGLSAINMLYRFWRGMDGFGEGDIWLLGAVGCWLGPFSAMMVFITASMLGAITGLILIRTGRGNASTALPFASFVSLVFICWPIINLLLIVYV encoded by the coding sequence GTGATATTTTCCCACCACCTTGAATTTTTTTTCATTCCGGCCACTATACCTGAATTTTCGGGCACCCTTGGCGCCGTCTTCTTTGGCGCAGTATTTATTGCAGGCATAAGTCTTGGCTCATTCATCCATACAGCGGCACTAAGGCTGAACAGAAGTGTCGATTTCATTTTCACTCCTTCGTCCTGCCAATATTGCAATAGACCTCTGTCTTGGCGGCAAAATCTCCCCTTGATCGGCTATCTTCATCATTATGGAAAATGCCGTCTCTGTAATGCTCGAATATCACCCTTGTATTTTTGGACGGAACTGGTGATGGGCGGGTTCTGCCTCATGATCGCCTTTCTCTATCCTCTGCCTGTTGCACTAGCCTGGATTGGTGGAGGCAGCCTGATGTTACTATGTGGCCTGACTGATCTTGACCGGATGATCCTCCATTTACCGGTGATGCTTCTTCTTGGGGCAGCAGGTTGCGTTCTCTCCTTATTCTCGTTCTGGCCAGTTACATTAATCGGCGCACTTCTGGGCATGATACTGATGATACTTGGGCTTTCAGCCATCAACATGCTTTATCGCTTCTGGCGCGGGATGGATGGATTTGGCGAAGGTGATATCTGGTTACTGGGCGCAGTCGGATGCTGGCTCGGGCCATTCTCAGCTATGATGGTTTTTATTACCGCATCCATGCTTGGAGCGATTACGGGGCTAATCCTGATCAGAACGGGTAGAGGTAACGCTTCGACCGCCCTGCCCTTTGCCAGTTTTGTTTCTCTTGTTTTTATTTGCTGGCCGATAATCAATCTATTGCTTATTGTATATGTTTAG
- a CDS encoding tetratricopeptide repeat protein has protein sequence MLIISAGAAATSGKSPDNTLAEHLILARRGSPEAMVEVAKLLLEDRRWRNDDTLHSDAFGWALIAARLGHPEAATLTGSLYRSGTGVKQNFVKSGKWLWRARQRQARGADFELALFYQDERNPVQDKAKASYHLKAALNKKDPRACVLAAQQKIQRQIPTRETLKELTCAAEGGIIPAMLILATYYEKKSSPNALFKAEAWLKKAVAAGSSTALERLYPLP, from the coding sequence ATGCTGATCATCAGCGCTGGTGCCGCAGCAACTTCTGGGAAAAGTCCAGATAACACCCTGGCCGAACATCTTATTTTGGCAAGGCGTGGCAGTCCGGAGGCAATGGTTGAAGTTGCCAAACTTCTCCTGGAAGACAGACGTTGGAGAAATGACGATACGCTTCATAGCGACGCTTTTGGCTGGGCGTTAATTGCAGCTCGTCTAGGTCATCCCGAGGCCGCAACCCTCACCGGAAGCCTTTATCGTTCAGGTACTGGTGTTAAGCAGAATTTCGTGAAATCAGGTAAATGGTTGTGGCGCGCGAGGCAGCGCCAGGCGCGAGGCGCAGATTTTGAACTGGCGCTATTCTATCAGGATGAACGGAATCCGGTCCAAGATAAGGCTAAAGCGTCTTATCATTTGAAAGCCGCGCTAAATAAAAAAGACCCCAGGGCCTGCGTTCTGGCCGCGCAACAGAAAATACAGCGGCAGATCCCGACGCGCGAGACCTTGAAAGAACTTACCTGCGCTGCCGAAGGTGGGATAATTCCGGCCATGCTTATTCTGGCAACCTACTATGAAAAGAAAAGCTCCCCCAATGCTTTGTTCAAGGCAGAAGCCTGGTTGAAAAAAGCAGTTGCCGCTGGCAGTTCAACTGCCTTGGAACGACTTTACCCTCTACCATAG
- a CDS encoding type IV pilus twitching motility protein PilT, producing MENAIYEYLLDIITTQKVSDFHLHANAPLAFRSDGKIIRREDLIISPDEIESFLRVELGEEEFQLFKSNGDVDFAVQYKGQRFRASGYRMMGGYALVLRVIVSEVPHIDMLGLPAAVHDVLSERDGLVLVTGATGSGKSTSLAAMIDKINRERSENIITIEDPIEFIHVSQKSLITQREVGRDTESFARALKGALRQDPDIILMGELRDYETVSMAMTAAETGHLVFGTLHTNGAPETINRIIDVFPAAEQPQARSQLSQSLRLVLTQRLLPRQGGGRIGAFEVMVNVTAVANLIREAKIIQIETIMQTGAQYGMITMDKYIDILKQKNLIN from the coding sequence ATGGAAAACGCAATCTACGAATATCTTTTGGACATTATAACTACGCAAAAGGTTTCCGATTTTCATCTTCACGCCAATGCGCCGCTCGCCTTTCGCTCGGACGGGAAAATCATAAGACGTGAAGATCTCATCATCTCGCCGGATGAGATTGAGTCTTTCTTAAGGGTTGAACTGGGGGAAGAGGAATTTCAGCTCTTCAAATCCAACGGGGATGTTGATTTTGCGGTTCAATACAAAGGCCAGCGTTTTCGAGCCAGCGGCTATCGGATGATGGGGGGGTATGCGCTTGTTCTCAGGGTTATTGTTTCCGAGGTACCGCATATTGATATGCTAGGCCTGCCGGCGGCGGTGCATGATGTCTTGTCTGAAAGGGATGGACTCGTTCTGGTCACTGGAGCCACAGGTTCGGGTAAGTCCACGAGCCTTGCCGCGATGATCGACAAGATCAACCGTGAAAGAAGCGAGAATATCATCACCATAGAGGATCCAATCGAGTTTATTCATGTTTCACAGAAATCTCTGATCACTCAACGTGAGGTTGGACGTGATACAGAAAGTTTTGCCCGGGCACTTAAAGGTGCTTTGCGGCAGGATCCCGATATCATCCTCATGGGAGAGTTGCGGGATTATGAAACCGTTTCCATGGCAATGACGGCTGCGGAGACCGGACATCTTGTTTTTGGCACGCTTCATACAAATGGGGCACCGGAGACAATCAACCGAATTATCGATGTGTTTCCAGCCGCCGAACAACCACAGGCAAGGTCACAGCTTTCGCAGTCACTCCGTCTTGTTCTAACCCAGCGTCTCCTACCCAGGCAGGGTGGTGGCCGCATAGGTGCGTTCGAAGTCATGGTCAATGTCACGGCTGTTGCAAACCTTATCCGGGAGGCAAAAATCATACAGATTGAAACGATCATGCAGACAGGGGCTCAATATGGCATGATTACAATGGATAAGTATATTGATATTCTTAAACAAAAGAACCTAATCAATTAG